The DNA region GTATTACGAATTATTTGAGAATGGATACTGTGCCCGAGTAAAAACTGGTCCCAAGTTATTTCACCCTCTCCTCGAACGATATAATCGATACACGGGTGCTCCTTCATTATATTGTTATACATGAAAGTAGGATGAGTTCCTCCAAGAACGATTTCTATTTCGTTATCTAATTCTTTGATCGCGCTAGATATTGCAAGGCTACGAGGAAGACTGGGTGTTGATGCCATGCCTCCGATAAATACAATAGTTGGTTGTTTATTCACTATGTATTCACCTATCGCAGCATCATTGCTAAACTGTTCTTCTTGTTTACAGAGGTATCATTTGTTCATTTGTTGTCCATATTGTTTGTTTTATACGTGCCCCATTTTAGCGCCATAATTGTTACATTGGTTTAGTCATTCTTAAGGATGCACGAGAACGCCTATCGCTGCAATAACTATCCCCGTACTAAAGTACAAGGTCTTCAAACAACATAATACTAACCTTGTTATGAACCTCGGACAAATATCCCGGGCATGTATATAGGGATTATCCCTCATTATAATTTTAGCAATGACAGTAAGATGTAACCAAAAACAAACTAACATTTAGAAGTGAAAGTATATCTTTAGGTACATCATGCACCCTATAATGGTCATGTGGGAGCCTGGAAAATCAGGGCGCACTTGTTAAACAAAAGGTTTAAAGATATAAATTTTTGTATGCATTCAAAAAAAATGGTACAATATATATTTGGATTACCTAAATCAAGTGGCTAAGAAGACTTCTAATTTTAAGATAATGCCATTTACCCTGTGATTTGAAAGGGATACTTCAAAAGGTTTATTAGCAAATGGTTGTAGTTACTTTTATGCCTGAATTCAATGTTCAAACAAAGCGTAAGCGAATTAACGTTTTTAAAATCGGTGATTTTTATATGATAAAACATTTTTTTGATAACAAAGAAAGTTTCAAAAACATGGTAGATTATTACAATCCGGAAACATATCAATTCGTAATGAAAAACGAAGAGGCAAAAAACAAGGTAATAGAATACCTGCAAATGAAAGCAGGATTTGATATTCAGATTATTGAGGATCCATCTAATTTTATGGTGAAAATTGGTAAAGATAAGAAATATGGCGCCATTTTGAGAAATTCAATCGATTACAGAGAATCGAAGGATACAAGAATATTCGTGATGAAAGACATGGCAGCTGTTGAGGAAGCTGTTAGTTTGGGTGCTGAGAAATATTTGGGTTGAAAGATCAAGAAATATAGTAGATGCTTTTATCTCACAAGATTTTCATAATGTAGAACTTCTTACAGCTTCATGCGTACATTTAAAATTGTTTTACGAATTTAAACAATAGAATATCATTTTTTAGGATTGTCTTTGTCTTCTGTTACTTTCTGATGCTCTTTCCTAATGTGATCATTTAAATAATCCATATAAAATAATAAAATAAAAAACATTATTTTGGATTGTTGAATCATAATCTCTCAAAAATAGGGTTTTCCGACAATCTCTTGGCAGACCCAACCGCAGCAAATCTGCGGGGTATAACGATTGAGATTAATTTTTCCTCACTGAAGAGATTTAAAAAAAAAGAAAGTAAGACCAGGTCTTACTTTAATATCTCATGCAGGTGGAATTTATATGGTCCAAGACTGCCGCCGAAATTGCCAGCTGATATTTTTTTAACTCCCGGGATCATAACTGCCGCTTTAATGCCTGTCAACATTGCCTGGGAAATTACTTTATCATTCAGCCCGTTAATGACGATCTCATAGATACCATTTACATCTGCGGGTACATTGCTGCCTTCCACTTTATTCTTGATGCTGGGAGAGAACTTTTCATTGGAAGTAGCTTTCAGGAATGAATATTTGTTTGCTCCTACTTTCGAACCACTGGCCACAATCCCACCAGGGAATGGTGTTATAACGCCTTCAACCTCAGCAATGGCATCCACTGCAGCTTCAGCTGCAGTAAGGGCTGACATCTGGCTATCTGCCAGGATAAAGAAGTTGCCGCCTGCGATACCTTCCACTGCACCGATATTCAATTCAGTTATGAAGTCTCCTTCCATCATTGGGATCCTGTACACCTGGCGCCCGCCTATCTCTTCCAGCGTTTCCATCCCGTCCCCGAAATAACGAAGCTTGTTTCCGGTGTCAAACTGCTTCTCTGCATCAGGAAGACCATTATACATATGGGCCGTCGGTGCAGGCAGTACGCAATCACCAAGCCTGCTCATCAATTGTCCTTCCATGCTCTTATAGCCGAATGTGCATAGCTGGATATATACTCCGGGCCTGCCGTCGGGGGTCTTATCAGGTCCCACTACTTTTTCGATGCCGCCTTCAGCCGGACAATGTATGACTGAAGTCCCGAATCCTGTTGCTTCTGTAGCTGCCACCATTGCCCACCTTTTGGTGGCTCCTGTGATCAGTACTCTTGCGATCTTGATCGGAAACGCTTCTGCGAATGTATCTTCTATCTCTACTCCATTTAATTCCATAAAATATCCCTCTAGGTAACTGATTTTACTGATGCATACATATACTCTTCGAAATTGTTCGGTTTTGATAAGTATGACAGGTCATGAACTGGTTGTTGAAGTGGTACGAAGCACCCGCCGCAAAAAAACAATACAGGCTAGAGTGGTGGGGGAGAAGCTTGTAGTTTATCTTCCAATTGGATTAAGCAAAAAAGAAGAATCCGAATGGATTGAAAAAATGCGGGATAAGGTCACTAAAAAACGTCTCCGT from Methanosarcinales archaeon includes:
- the fhcD gene encoding formylmethanofuran--tetrahydromethanopterin N-formyltransferase, whose product is MELNGVEIEDTFAEAFPIKIARVLITGATKRWAMVAATEATGFGTSVIHCPAEGGIEKVVGPDKTPDGRPGVYIQLCTFGYKSMEGQLMSRLGDCVLPAPTAHMYNGLPDAEKQFDTGNKLRYFGDGMETLEEIGGRQVYRIPMMEGDFITELNIGAVEGIAGGNFFILADSQMSALTAAEAAVDAIAEVEGVITPFPGGIVASGSKVGANKYSFLKATSNEKFSPSIKNKVEGSNVPADVNGIYEIVINGLNDKVISQAMLTGIKAAVMIPGVKKISAGNFGGSLGPYKFHLHEILK
- a CDS encoding cobalamin B12-binding domain-containing protein, which encodes MNKQPTIVFIGGMASTPSLPRSLAISSAIKELDNEIEIVLGGTHPTFMYNNIMKEHPCIDYIVRGEGEITWDQFLLGHSIHSQIIRNT